The proteins below are encoded in one region of Salvelinus alpinus chromosome 27, SLU_Salpinus.1, whole genome shotgun sequence:
- the LOC139556463 gene encoding cytochrome c oxidase subunit 8B, mitochondrial: protein MVMALKGVPQAASLVRAKMVLQDRRSSIYSKPPKTKIGPGQSFFIMSVFAVGMLAPAGWIMHHIPEYRQRPRPSSRPS, encoded by the exons ATGGTCATGGCCCTGAAGGGGGTCCCCCAGGCAGCGTCTCTGGTACGGGCTAAGATGGTCCTGCAAGACAGGAGGTCCAGCATCTACAGCAAGCCACCCAAGACCAAGATCGGACCTGGG CAAAGCTTCTTTATCATGTCTGTCTTTGCTGTCGGCATGCTTGCTCCGGCCGGCTGGATCATGCACCACATCCCAGAGTACCGCCAAAGACCACGTCCTTCATCAAGACCGTCGTAA